CGGGAGGGCCTACCAACAACACACCTTTGGGGATTTTTGCACCCAAGCGGGTATATTTCGCAGCATTTTTCAGGAAGTCTACGATTTCTTCCAGTTCGGCTTTAGCTTCATCTACACCAGCAACATCGATAAATTTTACACCTGTTGTTCCTTCGGAATAGATACGAGCTTTGCTTTTACCTACAGTAAGTGCAGCAGGGCCACCGCCACCACGATTGAGTAAAAATCCCCAAATTCCAAAGAAAATTAATGGTGGTACAACCCAACTCAGAAGAGTGGTGATCCAACCATTTTGGTTTGGTGGCGGTGCTGCAAATTCGACATTATGATCGCGCAGAATCTTAGGTAAATCCAGATCAACTGCTATGGGTGTGGTTTGGAAAACCTGTTCGACAGTTTTGCCATCGGCTGTTTGAGTTTTGATAGAATATTGAATGCGATCGCTACCCACAACGGCCCGATCAACTTTACCTGCTTCTACCTGAGCCACAAAATCACTATAAGGGACTTCTGGCAACCTGGGGCCAAAAAAACTGGGAACAACAAAGTTAAGCAGTAACAGCAGGGTAAAAAGGATTAGTAAACTACCACCAAACTGCCGCGCCCTTGGGGGTTTAATGGGATTTTTATTATTGTTAGTTTCTACAGGCATTTTTGATTTACTCTCCGATTAAAAAGTTTTTTGTCATTTGTCATTAGTTATTTGTCATTTGTTATCACTAATGACGAATGACAAATGACCAATGACTAACTCAATAACAGTGCAAATAAACCACACAAAGCGATACCATCAAATACACCAGCACCTCCAATACTTAATACTCCTGAACTTTTAGCGACAATATCCTTCAGGTGCAATAAATCAGCACCAACTAAAGTTCCCAAAATGCCGCCTGCAAAAGCAACAGGCGCAGCATGGGAAGAGGCGATTAACATAGCTGACACAGCAGCAGTCAAGGGCGCTAGTAAGGGGTTCATTTGAATACCAATTCCTGGCACTACCCGTGCTGCATAGTAACTTACTGCTGTGACAATCGCAGTCACTGACAAAATAGCTAATATATTTCCTTGCGTAAATTGATACAGCGCTAATAGTACAGGGATTAAACCACCACCAACATTTAGGGCTATGATAGTGGAACGTTGCACTTTCCTCAGAGGAATACCCCAAAACTCCTTTAACCACAAATCAATCAAGTCGTTTGCTACAACAATCTCAGATCGAGCGCGGTACAAAGGTATATTGATGGTGCTGCCTAAAATCACCAGTATCAACAGTAGAAAAGCTATATTAGGAGAAAATCCCAACTTAGCTACTGCGATTTGTACCACATCTACTGCCAACACAAACCAGAGAAAAGGGACTAATAGCAGCAGCAGCAGAAATAGCAGTAGTGAAACTGGCAAATAGATCATAAAGGGTATGCAAGCAGGGAGTTTGCTTTTGCTCTGCTTGAATTTATTGTAAAAATTGGATGTTACAATTCGTTTTCGTGTGTACCCCCC
Above is a genomic segment from Fischerella sp. JS2 containing:
- a CDS encoding DUF1614 domain-containing protein — its product is MIYLPVSLLLFLLLLLLVPFLWFVLAVDVVQIAVAKLGFSPNIAFLLLILVILGSTINIPLYRARSEIVVANDLIDLWLKEFWGIPLRKVQRSTIIALNVGGGLIPVLLALYQFTQGNILAILSVTAIVTAVSYYAARVVPGIGIQMNPLLAPLTAAVSAMLIASSHAAPVAFAGGILGTLVGADLLHLKDIVAKSSGVLSIGGAGVFDGIALCGLFALLLS